Within the Ficedula albicollis isolate OC2 unplaced genomic scaffold, FicAlb1.5 N00518, whole genome shotgun sequence genome, the region TGGGGGTTCCAAGGAGttcccctgcccctctccaggctATTGAGGATCCCGCGAATGGCGGCGCTCCTCCCTCTCTAGGCCCCCCACTTTGGAgtcctgggggacacaggactctgcttctccaggcagcctctgctggcagctgccactGGGAtgtcccaatgtccccccaAGGGGCATTTTCTGCTCAGCTTTGGAGTTCTGCATTCTCCAAACATCCccaccaacaaaacccaaacccagggACCCCCCAGGATATCTGGGCTGAGCTCCCCCTCCTTGGTCACCTGCAGGATGGGGCGGGGGGCGATGATTCCACAGCTTGGGGGATTGAATTCAGAGAGCGCTTGGCCTCAGggttccttctccttttcttgatCCTTCTTTAtccctcctttcttctcctccctctcctaCCTTTGcatctctcctcctcctcacgaaccccagctccttctcctccttccatcCCTTCTCACTCTCCTCCTTCATCTCTCCTcttccatccctcctcctcttcccccaggaGCAGCGACACCCTCAGTGCCCCGTTCCGAAGCCCTCGCAGCcctcaggaggagcagggatggagccgGGACAGGTTGGGATGGGCAGCGTGCGGCTCTCGGCTCCTCCCACccgctggggctggggggaacCTTACTGGGGATACTGGAAGTGACTGGGAATGACTACGAGCATGCTGAGGGCAATtgggatatactgggagtgCCTGAGACCTTACTGGAGTGACTGGAAGCACACTGGGAACAGCTTGGACCATGATGGGAGAACTGGGGAGTCAGCGGGAGCTACTACTCTATACTGGGGGCATGACAGGGACCAtgctgggagggactgggatcatCTGTGGAGTGACTGGGACCATGCGAGGGGCAGTTGTGGGCAACTGGGATCacactgggaggaactgggagcaACTGGAACCATGCTGCAGGAGACTGGGATCACACTGGAATATACTGGCAGCAActgtggctgctctgagggTGACTGGGAGAGGCTTGAGCAACTGGGATCAGTCTGGAACTAGCTGAGGAcaactgggagtgactgggaaCATGCTGGCGGCAACTGGGATACACTGAGAGACTGAAACTAGGAATGGGAAATGAGAGCAACTGGAACCATACCGGATGATAATGGGAGTAGCTGTGCCCATGTCAGAGCCATACTGGGATCCTGCTGGAACTAGCTGGGATCATACTGAGAGTGACTGGAATAGTACTGGGAATATCTGAGAACGACTGGGATCACACTGCAATCAGACTGGGAGTGACAGGAAAAGTGCTGGCCACAAGTGGGCCCACACTGGGAGTGACAGAAAGTCACTCTGGGCATGACTCGGATAATACTGGGAGGATCAGGGAGTGACTGGGGTCATACTGGAGATGACTGGAACCATCTTGGGGGTGACTGGGTGAAACAGATTGTACTGGAAGTGACTGGAACCATGCTGGGAGTGACTACAGGTCCTACTGGGATTATcctgggagtcactgggattACAGTGAGTGTGAATGGAACCTGGCTGGGGGTTATTGGGAGCTACTGGGCCCATGTTGGAAGGAAAATGTGGACACACTGGGAGCTACTGGGATCAACTGGAAGGTACTGGAACCATGCTGAGGGGACTGAGGCCATAACAGGGATCATACTGGGAGCAACTGGGAGTATGGGCAATTGACAGAAACTGGGATCAGGCTGGAGATAACTGGGAGTAACTGGGAAAGACTGGCATCATTCTGAGGTAACCAGAACCTTACTGGGGCAACTGGGATATAATGAGTGTCTGTAACCATACTGGGAGGACTGCAACCAcagtgggaaaagctgggaCTATATGGGGGGACTGCAACGACACTGGGGGAAACTGGGAGATAGTGGGACAATGCTGAGAGAGACTGAAGCTATTCTAGGGATGATCCTGGTAGGAACTGGAAACAACTAGAACTATTCTGGCAGCAACTGGGATAATACTGGGATCacagtgggagcagctgggtccatgctgggtgacactgggatcACACTGAGGGTGACTGGAATCATATTAGGATTGACTGGGAGTGGCTGTGAGCAACTGAGATCATGCTGAAAGCAACTGGGAGGAGGTGACAGTGACTGGCAGCATGCTGGGGGTgactgggatatactgggagaGACAGGGAGTCACGAATGACTACAAGAGTGTTCGGGACaactgggatatactgggagtATCTGAGACCATAGGGGTGGtgactgggatctaactgggaGCAACTGGGAATGTGCTGGGGAGAACTGGGACCATGCTGGGGCAACTGGGCCAAGTCTGGAGTGactggagccctgctgggagaaATTGGCATTATACTGGACTCATACTGGGATAGTACTGGGAGTGACTAGTACTGTACTACAGgaaactgggagaactgggatcACACTGGATGGAAGTGGTGTTGGAAGCATCCGTTTAAAAAATTTTGTATAACTTTAATCAAGGGGTTTGTTTGCCTTTGCCCTGGAAAAAGACTTCTAGGTTTCTTTCCAAGGCATTGTTGCACCAGGTGGGGTGGCATGCACTCAACACATCAacacactggcagcagctggaatgctCCAGGGCCATCAGTGGCCATTAACGGAACATCAGTGGCCACGAGGAACATCTAGCCTGGACTCTGCCTCTGGCAGAGTTTCAGACATCTCCTCTAAAAAGACTGATAAGAAAACCAGGGAATGAAGATCTAATTAACATCAGAAGGGAAGAAATCCAGATCCAAAAGCAGACCAAATACTAGGAACTGAATATTTGCAACTTGAGGAGAATGAACACCGACCGAATTAATTTCTATGAGTACCGACTGTATATAAGatctgaaaaatgtattaaaaccGGCATGTCATGGAATGATTCTCTCTGCACACCCGGGTTAGGTGTGGATGAGATGATTTCTGTGGTACATCCTGGCCACAACATCCTGGCCAGAAAATAATGTCTTGATTCTCTAACTGTAAACTTGTTGTTggagggtttttgtttttctcgCAGTTTCAGTGATAGTGGGAGGAACTGGGTGCAACTGGGACCATGCTGGGAGCAAACTTCATCATAATagggaatgactgggagtcactgggcTCATACTGGGAGCAAACAGGGATCATACTGGGAGTGAATAGCCTCATACTGGGAGTGACTGGCCTCATACTGGGAGCAGCCATTTCTGGGACCTGGGAGCCCCAAACCACTTTCCCAGCACCGGGACCCCCGAACCCCTTTCCCGGCCATTCCACcgctccagccccagcacacccGCCGGGGTACCAGCAATCCAATTAATTAAACAACAAAGTTAAATTTAGCAGCAAATTATTAATAATAGCAGCAATTATACATACATGAATACAATCAAAGTATATTAgttaagaaaatacaaaatttggCAGTGAGTAATTTAGTATAATTGAGGTTTGGTTCAAATAAGGCATAAGCAAAACCGACCGGGCAATACCCCGACCGGGGGTACAGGCAGGGCCATTCCTCACACCGTACCAAATCAGCCAAACTAAAATCTCACTTATATACTGTTTACTAATGCATATTAATACAGAAGCTTCTAGAAAGCTCCTCCTAGTTTCTATTCCTAAAATCTACGTCACTATGTTGTGTTTTGCATGCGTCACCAGTGGTCAggggtctctcctccttttGGGGTCTTGTTTCTgatgaaggctctgggtctTCCTCAGTGTTCGCTATTTGACCTTGAAGGTAGCGCAAGCACGTTAAGCTTAGGGTTATATAATTAAGCTATGTTCCCATAACAAATCTTGTCTAAGTGTCCAATGCCTGGAATTGTCCCAATTTGGCCCAATTCGAGgtcaaaagttttatttctagatgCTGTTCTTAGACCTATACCCTTACTGTCCTCACTCCCACCAAACATCTGGAGGATGATtccatctgctttgtttaaccatttcctttatcctttttgctttataacaattaaatacaatttctcTATTAATTATAAAGCAACAATTGTGCTAACATAGTTTCAATTTAGTTAGCACGAATCACATATGTAACAGCCGCGTGGTCCTAAAGGGGCCTGGGTTTGCCTAATATCACCCAAAGGGACCTCAAATGCAGGCTAAATCCACCCGGTCTGGCATAAAATCAGCCAAAGGGCCCACAAATCCATACAAAAGGGGTCTAAAATCATCCACATGGGCTAACATTGTCCAAAGGGGCCTAAAATCCACCCTAAAACCCAGCTGGTTTGGTCTAAAATCAGCCAAAATCAGGTTTGGTCTAAAATCTACCCTCTATACACACGGCTATGCCTGAAATCAGCCAAATGGGGTTAAAGTCTAACCAAATGGTCTAGAATTGCCCAAACTGGTTTAAAACCCACACAAAATGGCGTAAATTCACCCGTCAATCTCCCAAATGGCCATAAAATCCACCCTGAAAGTACCTGGTTTTGACTGAAATCAACAAAACGGGCCTAAAATGGACCCTAAAACCTACCCAGTTTCACCTTAAAATCACCCAAAGGGACCTAAATACACACAAACTAGCCTGAAACCCACCCAAAGGGGGCCAAAATCACCCTAAAAGGACTTGGTTTGACCTACAATTACCCAAAGAGGCCTGAAATCCACCCAAATGGGgctaaaatcacagaaaaaaggGGCCTGAAATCATTATTACAGGCTTAAGATCTACTCATATGGGCCTAAAATCATCCAAACGGGCCTCAAATCCAGCCTACAACTACCCAGTCCCGTCCAAATGGACCTAAAATCTAGCATAAAACTGCCCAGAGTTTATAGTAAATTCACCCAAATAAGCCTGAAGTCATTCAGACCAAGACTGAGACAGAAACTGGCACCAGAAGCAACACCAGCATCAAGACTAAGAACTGGCACCAGCACCAAGAATCAGTGCAGCCATCCTGGTCCATATGGTTCTGGTCCATATGAACCCAGTTTGCGCAATCCTGGTCCACAAGATCCCAGTTTGTACAATCCCAGTCCATGAGATCCCAGTTTGCATAATCCCAGTCAATATGATCCCAGTTTGTACAATTCCAGTCTGCATGGCCCTGATCCATCTGGTCCCAGCCTGTGCAGTCCCAGTCTGGAGGATCCCAGTCCATGTGATCCCCACCCACATGATCCCATTCTGGATGGTCCTGCATGGCTCACACTGCCAGGGTCTGGAATTCCAGTTCCCAGACAGGAAAAGATGCTCCTGCCCTTGAAGGCAAAGCTCTTCAGAAGGGGCCAAAAGCCAAGTGCAGCAAGATCTTACAGGGACATTTCACTGCCAGCCTTCAGAACTTCACCCATGGCTGTTGGACCTCCTTCATTGGGAATTAGATCAGCAGAGGGTCTTtggtgggagctgccctgggtcaAGGGAGACACTGAGACAgaaacagagcaggcagagagaggcaggaaagaaaggaggacACAAACACAATCAGCTGAGAAGGTGCCACTGGAAACAGAACTGGAACTGACTGAAAGTGAATGGGACAGAAATCAGGAATTGTCAAAGTTCTATTTACTATCAAATACATcccacccagccagccccacacaATCCCAATCCCACCGCTCCAAATTTGCATCCCACTTCTCCCAATCTCCTTCCAACCCCTTGTCACCCTGGTGGCTGTGGAATCCAATAAGGTTCACGTGGGATTGTGTTGGTTTCAGGAGGGAACAAGCAGCTTGAAGATGGGATTGCGCCCTTTTGGGTTAAAATTGGGGTGTTTTCAGTGGGATTTGAGAGGTTTTGAGGTGACAGATCGATCCCTCTTGGCTTTTAGAGCACAAAGAGATGgagaagagacaaaaattaaaCCCAAAACAAAAGGATAACCAGCCAGGTGTCTTCCCAACATGGATCCCAGGGAATGTGGgtcaccagggctctgcccaaCGTGGGTCCTGCAGTGGGGATGGAGTTGGAGCAGCGCATGAAGCTCTTCCCGCACTCGGGGCACTCACAGGGCTTCCCTTACTGGTGCCTCTGTTGGTGTTTGGTGAAGGCTGAGCCGTGggagaagctcttcccacactcctcACACTTGTACGGCCTCTCCCTGGTGTGGATGCGCCGATGGATGATGAGGCTGGAGTTGTGCCTGAAGCTCTTCCCGCAGTCAGAGCAGTGGAAAGGCCTCTCCTCCGTGTGTGAACGGTAGTGGATGTGGAGAGCGGTAACAGTGGGAAacctcttcccacactcagaacactcgtagggcctctccccagtgtggatctTTTGGTGGGAGATCAGGTTGGCACGCTGGCTGAAGCCCTTCCCACACTCTCCACATTTGTACGGCCTTTTCCCAGTGTGGATGTTCTGGTGGCAGATCAGGTTGGTGTCCTGCCtaaagctcttcccacactcctcACACTTGTAGGGCCTCTCGCCTGTGTGGGTCCTCTGGTGGCAGATGAGGTGGGAGCTCCGGCtaaagctcttcccacactcctcACACTCGTGgggcctctccccagtgtggatgcGCTGGTGCCTGACAAGATGGGAATTTTGCCTGAAGCCCTTCCCGCAGTCAGGGCAGCGGAAGGGCTTCTCGTCTGTGTGCGTGCGCTGGTGCACGAGGAGAGCGGAGGTGAGCTGAAACCTCTTCCCGCATTGATCACACTTGTGGGGCCGCTCTCTGGTGTGGGTCACCTGGTGACGGGTCAGGGTGTAGATGGTCTGAAACGTCTTCCCGCACTCAGAACACTCGCAgggcctctccccagtgtggatcaTCTGGTGGCGGATCAGGCTCCATCTGACTGTGAATCCCTTCCCACACTCCCCACACTCATAGGGTAGTTTCCCAGTATGGATCATCTGGTGTCGGATTAGTTGGGAACTGAGTCTAAatctcttcccacactcagAACACTCGTAGGgtctctccccagtgtggatcaTCTGGTGGTAGATCAGGCTGGACCTCCATCTGAAGTTCATCCCACACTCCAAGCACTTGTGGCGCTTCTCCCCATCATGAAGCTGCTCACGGACAACCATGTCCGAGCCCTGGCTCGATCTCCGGCCGCCTGCCCGGCCCAGGCCGGGTCTTTCCTCTTCAGATCCCCTCAATCCGCGTTTGCAGCCCCTCCTCCTGAGGgatctctgcagcttttcctccccGTGGGATTCCTGTGCTGTGGAGCCACTGCAAATGGCCTCTTCCACAAGGTTCTGCCGTGGGGATTTGCCCTCCCTGGTGCCTGTCCTCAGCTCCTTGTCTGGGGGAGGAAGGACAAGGAGAGGATGGGATTTGTCTACATGCCAGcgggaaggggaaggggatCCCCCCAGAGCGTTCCCGGCAGGACGGCATTGGCAGGGGGGTTGTCCTGCAGCCGGGGCCATACTGGGCTGGGAGATGGAGCCGGACAGAGGGGGAAAGGGGCAGTGActtcctcctcacctgcctggggctcctctttcctcttcagaTCCCCTCAATCCTCGTTTGCAGCCCCTCCTCCTGCGGGATCTCCACAGCTTTTCCTCCCGGTGGGATTCCTGCGCCGTGGAGCCGCTGCAAACGGCCTCTTCCACAAGGTTCTGCCGTGGGGATTTGCCCTCCCTGGTGCCTGTCCTCAGCTCCTTGTCTGGGGGAGGAAGGACAAGGAGAGGATGGGATTTGTCTACGTGCCAGCGGGAAGGGGAAGAAGATCCCCCCAGAGCGTTCCCGGCAGGACGGCATTGGCAGGGGAGTTGTCCTGCAGCCGGGGCCATACTGGGCTGGGAGATGGAGCCGGACAGAGGGGGAAAGGGGCAGTGActtcctcctcacctgcctgGCTGTCTTGGgccatcttcctcttcctcacagccTCCGCCTCCTCCATTGGGCCAAGGGTTGGGAATCAGAAATCCTGATTTGGGGACAAACAAGGGATGAGACCGCTGTGCTGGGGGTTCCTCCTGCCCAAGTCCATCTCTACAAGTCCCCGGGCATCTGGGGTCCATAAAAGCCTCTCAGACACCAGGATTCAGCCCTGAAAATGCCTCCCAGGGGTTCCCCATCTCTGGTCTCTCCCCCCTGGTGTTCGGGGgttccccctgtcccagctgatGAGGGTCATACATGTATTGGGGGTCCCTCATCTACGTGTAGGGACCTCCCCAGGTTGATGGGAGTCCCAGGAATCCAAAAAGCTCCCCCCTCTTCTGTGTCCCCATTTAGGGATGCTGGATTTTTGGGGGTCCTAGACTCCCTTCTCCTGTTATTGTCTGCTTTGAGGTGTGGGGGTTCCAAGGAGttcccctgc harbors:
- the LOC107604419 gene encoding zinc finger protein 239-like — protein: MVVREQLHDGEKRHKCLECGMNFRWRSSLIYHQMIHTGERPYECSECGKRFRLSSQLIRHQMIHTGKLPYECGECGKGFTVRWSLIRHQMIHTGERPCECSECGKTFQTIYTLTRHQVTHTRERPHKCDQCGKRFQLTSALLVHQRTHTDEKPFRCPDCGKGFRQNSHLVRHQRIHTGERPHECEECGKSFSRSSHLICHQRTHTGERPYKCEECGKSFRQDTNLICHQNIHTGKRPYKCGECGKGFSQRANLISHQKIHTGERPYECSECGKRFPTVTALHIHYRSHTEERPFHCSDCGKSFRHNSSLIIHRRIHTRERPYKCEECGKSFSHGSAFTKHQQRHQ